Genomic window (Gelria sp. Kuro-4):
GGGCTCGTGGTCGCCCCGGGCTTTATCGACAGCCACTCGCACGCGGACTTCGTCTGCGCCGCCGTCCCCGCTGCCGAAAGTAAAATCATGCAAGGGGTCACCACGGAGGTGGTGGGGCAGTGCGGCCTCGCCCAGGCTCCGGTAAACCCGAAGACTCTGGCCGATCTCCAAGCCTACCTCGCCCCGTTCATCCCCAAGGGAGTGGAACCGGACTGGTCGTGGCAGAGCCTGGATGATTATTTGAGCCGCATCGAAAGGCAGGGCAACAGCACCAACCTCGCCTTCCTGGTCGGCCACGGGACCCTGCGCCTGGCGGTGATGGGGTTCGAAGACCGGGAGCCGACGGCGGCCGAGCTGGAGAAGATGAAGGCCCTCTTGGCCGAAAGCATGGCCGCGGGCGCTTTTGGCCTCTCCACCGGCCTGATCTACCCGCCCGGCTGCTTCGCCGAGACGGAAGAACTCGTCGAACTTGCCCGCGCGGCCGCAGCCGCCGGCGGGGTGTACACCAGCCACATCCGCAACGAAGGCGATCGGCTCGTGCCGGCGGTAGAAGAAGCCATCCGCATCGGCGAGGCGGCGAACATCCCCGTCTGCATTTCACACCACAAGGCAGCCGGCCGCGCCAACTGGGGTAAAACAAAAAAGACCCTGGCGAATACGACACGAACCGAGCAGCAGTAGCGGCTGGCCGCGCCTCTCTCTCACCATACGTACCGTTCGTTATACGGGCGGTTCACCGAGCCTCACGAATGTTTCGCTGGTGCTCGGTTAAACTCATAAGGCCCTGGGCTTCCCAATGGAGGTTGCCCAGGGCCTATTTATCGGCAGGTGAGCCGTTCGCCGGCGGCCCCTGCGGGCTTGGGGAAGTTTCGATGCATCTTCGTTCCCTCAGGCGCCTGCGGGCAGAAGCATCACCCTATGAAGCCATCGGCGCGGATAAGGAAGGAATGAAGTCGACCGCCGGCTTTAAAGGCAAGAAGCGGCGGTGCGGAACCTAGTTTCAACAATGTTATGTAAATACCGGGCCGCCCCGGCAGCCAAATCCGGGTCAAACTGCGTCCCGGCGTTTCTTTCGATTTCTGCGAGCGCCTCTTCCCAACTCAGGCGCGGCCTGTAAGGGCGATTTGATATCATGGCATCCAATGCATCCGCCACCGCCAGCACTCGAGCTCCTACAGGAATGTCAGCTCCTGCAAGTCCAAAATAGCCTTTGCCGTCCCAGCGCTCATGGTGATAAAGGATCGAACCGATGATTCCCGCAGGGGTTTCGGGGTCCATCTGCCGGACGATGGCAACGCCCAGGGGAGGGTGCCGCCTGATTGCCAGCCACTCGTCAGGCGTTAAAGGGCCGGATTTTGACAGAAGACCCTGTTCAAGTTTTATTTTGCCGATGTCGTGAAGAAGAGCAGCCGTGTACAGCTCCTCCCGTCGCACATCCAAGACGCCTGGTGGGAGCAACTCCACCAACATTAAGGTCAAGTTCGCTGTGTTCAGGGAATGGCGCCATAAGCCCGCTCCGCTGTTTTTCAGCTTGGTCGCCAAGGCCAAGAGAGCTTCCCGCTTCATCGGCGCCACTCCCTGAAGATTATTTACGCACTATCTCATGGGTGGTTTCATTAATGTAAAACAAGCTGGATGAAACTTGTTCCTGGAGGCGCAGGCTCCTGTTTCCGAAGCGTATCTGTATGCCTGGATAGGCTTTGGCGACATAGATAGAACCTTCCGCCGTCGTTTCAAGGACTACCTCTTCTTCAGAGAACGGTGAGCCGACTTCACCCAGGATGCGGATGTCACCGCGCGCATGGATCCAGCTGCGCCTTACTGTACCCTTAATTGTAACCTCTCTGCCTGCGTTGATCCGGCAGTCAAAACATCCTTTGTCATCGGTCACAGTAATGGAGGAGGCTGCTTTAAGGTTGCTTCCCCACGCCCACCGGAGGGCCAGATCGGCCTCGTCGCGGCGTGTCGCGAGGAGTTTTTCTTCCACCTTCTTTAAGTTGTGGCCTATCGAACGTAAATCTTCTTGCGGGAAAATGCGATGTCGTTTAAAGAAGGTGATTGCCGTTACAGACTGGGCGGTAATCACGGCTATTTCGTCGAAGTAACGCTCGTCTAGTTCCTGGTAAGTCCGGGCAAGATCGAAGATGTAAAGCTGCCAAAGTTTGAGCTGGCCTTCGTCAAGGGAATTCCGTTCCGTGGCCTGTTGCCAGATGGAGCTTAGCGGCCTTATCAGCGCCAAAGCTTCTGTCGCGAACCAACTCAGACGCCCGGCACAGGCCTGTGAACTTATTAAACACCCGTCTACGTCGATCCCGGCGTTTCCCAACAGAAAGGCATTGGAGGCATTGCCTTTCACTACCAACTTACCGCCCGCTTCTACCTTGGCGCGCTGCTCGATGTTCCCCAGGACCAAGACGTCCCCGGTGAAGGTCAGATTGCCGGTGTGCAAGTCAACATCTCCAGCATGAACGTAGATGTCCATTATTCCAATCTCAATGCCGCCGTGCGTCACGCGCCTCACCGGGCGCCCGTACTTCTGCGCTACTATGCTCTTGCCGTCTGGACCCAAGATCACTTCGTTTTCACGCAAAACGTATGCGGCTTCCTTAACCGGCTCACTGGGGAGAACCACTCCTTTGACCGTTATCCCGCTTTTGCCGACAACCGCCGGTTCCACACACGCGATTACCTCACCCGGCTGGACTGTCGGCAGCTGGCACTTCTCCCAGTAATTAACCTTTGCTGCTTCGCCGTGTTCGATACGGGTCAGCGTCAGGGGCTTCACAAAGCGAACCCGGCCATTCTTCCCGGGCTGCGGTCGGACGCCGCGGGCCACGAGCGTAGGTTCACCATCGGCGGCGAGGACCGCCCGTTGAATGGCCACTTCGTCTATGCCACAGGTTATCCGCTTTTCCTGAAGCGCTTTCATAACTTCAGTAAAAGTCACCGTGTTTCTCTTTTCGACCCGCCGCTCACATCTGGCTATTAAATAGTAGGTGGGAGCCTGGTCCAGCAGGTGATAAGTAACTACTTCCTCTGGAAACACCTTGAGCGTTACGCTCATATCATCCGGCGACACATCCAGTGCGAATCCGCCTTCCCTTTTCCTGGGGGAAGGAACCTGGAGCTCGATTGAGTTGCCGGCCCTTACGGGCGTCGGCCCCCACACCTCTACCCCATTGACTTTCACCGTAACCCCTTCGCCCGGGACTATTACGGCAGGCTTACCTCCTGCGATCGGATCAACAACGGAGACCTCCCCCTTTTGTATGCCCGCCAGTCCGTCTCTCGGCGCCCCGACCCCCTGTTCGTCCTCCGGCCGGCGCCGGGGATTCCAAGATATGCGGTACAGGCCCGGGAGCACAGGGATGCCAAACCAAGAATTGGGCGGCCTCACCATCGTCAGCCGGAGGGCAGCCCTGTCTTTTTTCAAGCGCCGTTCAACGGCGCGCAAGGCCTCTTCCTTCGAATACGCCCGGACAAGCATGCTGTTCTCCGATGAAGGCATTTGGATCCCACCCCCGGCGGCTTTCCGAAGTTGGCACCTCGAGTTGCAGCACACGTTCCACGAGCGACCGGTATTTGTATCCCGGCCTGATGCCGCGCAGCATCTCGCAAAACCTGTTTTCCGGGATTCCGTAGCGCGTGCAGAACTCGCGTTGGGACCAACCTCTTTCGAGCAACGCTTTTTTTACAGCCAAGCCGAAGTAAGTTATTTTGCCCATGGCATAAATCTCCATTGGTAGTACAATAGGAATGATGGATTACCAGGTTGGGTCCATTGTACTGCGTGACTTTGGTACCAGTCAAGCTTGATATGGCGTGATCTTGGTACATCCCTCCTGGTTTTCCTTCTCTTTCCTAACCTTTAGCCTAGAAATCTGGTTAATTCAACACGATTTTGCGTTGGAGGTCGAAATATGGAGACTATTGGGCAGCGATTGCGGGCGCTTCGTCTTAGGCTGGGCCTCTCGCAGTATCAGGTCGCCACCGCCACCGGTATTACCAGAGGAAACATCTGCAACTACGAACTCGACAAGTTTGCACCTACGGCCGAGACGCTCATTCGGTTGGCGGCCTTCTTCGGTGTTTCCATTGACTGGTTGCTCACAGGGAACGTCAGTTGCTCGCTTGCCACTCAGGAAAAGGAGCAGTTCCTTCTTGAGCAATTTCGTTCCCTTCCACCCGATCTGCAGAATGAGGTCCTTGACTTTGTCGCGTTCCTGCAGAGTAGAAGGGCGGCCCAAGACGAGAATGACCTTTAATGTGGAATTTATTCCACAGCATTCCATCGCCGAATTTACCATCAAGCCGAGGGTGGATAGGATAGAGAGGCAAAAAAGTAGCGGGAAACATCGCCTGCCTTGCAGGGATCTCCCGCTTCTTTGACTTTGGTATTGAAAAATACGCCCTGGCCGAACTCTGCAGCGGAAAGGTCTAGGGCGACAACAGCGTAGGTGGTTGAGGGGCCGGGGGCCTAATCAGTAAGAAGGCTGAGCAGCTCCCGCTCCAGTTTCTTGTTCAATACCGCCAAGTCTTCGTGACGGATTACAGCTGCTTTAGCGAGCATCAGGGGACGGCCGACTTTCACGCAGATTCGACGGCGTCGCAGAATGAAAGTACCTGGGGCTAAAACATCTCTGCTTCCTGTTATACCTATCGGCAGCACCGGCGCCCCCGACTTCAAAGCCAGATAAGCCCAACCGGGCATGGGATGACGCAGCCGGCCGTCAGAACTTACCCCTCCTTCGGGGAAAAGACCGATAGTCCCCCCGCGTTCAAGTACGGCGAGTGACTTCCTTATGCTGCCGAGGTCACTCTTTTTCTGATGTACCGGCATCGAACCAGCTGACCTTATGACCTGCCCAACAACCGGAATTTGAAAAAGGTACGACGCGGCGAGGAACGTTATGCGGCGCGGTATGCATGCCATAAGCACCAGCGGATCTAAAAGGCTTTGGTGATTGGAAACCAAAATAAGCGCACCCTGCACCTCAAGGTTCGTCATGCCCTCGACCTTTACCCCGCCGGTGGCCGCCAAGAGCAGTTTGCACAGGGCTCTCAGCAGACTGTACATAATCCTTGTGGTTGCAGAAGGACGCACGGCTGAGCCCCCCCGAGATCACCGGCCGGCAGGTCAAGGCAGTTCGTAAGGCCTTGTTCATTCAGCGCTTGGACTGCTCCAGAGGCAGGCCCCTTCTTGGACGGAGCGAACCAGGGCCGGATACCGGCACATAAAGCCCCGCTTTATCTTGGCTGGCGGCGGTGACCAGGTCTGAAGCCGGTTCTGTATCTCCGCGTCGGTCAGCTCAATTTCAAGGCGGCGGTTCGGGATGTCAATGACAATCGTGTCGCCGTCCTCCACCACCGCCAGGGGGCCCCCTTCCATGGCCTCGGGCGTGACGTAGCCGATGCAGGGGCCGCGGGTCGCGCCGGAGTAACGGCCGTCGGTGATCATAGCCACCGAATCACCCAGTCCCATGCCCACCAAGAGCGCCGCCGGGATGCTCAGCTCCCGCATTCCAGGGCCGCCTTTCGGCCCCTCATACTTGATCACCAGGACATCGCCCGGCTTTACCCGGCCGCCGAGAAGGAGCGCCTTAACCTCCTCTTCCGAATTGACCACCCGCGCCGGGCCGCGATGGACAAGCATCTTAGGCGAAACCCCGCTTTGCTTGACGACGGCGCCACCAGGCGCCAGGTTACCATACAGGACTGCCAAACCGCCCTCGCCGGCCAGCGGCTGCTGCAAAGGGTGAATAACATCAGGGCGCTTGAGCTGGGCCTGGGCCACCTGGTCGCGTAGACTCGCACCGCCGACGGTGGGTAAATCTAAATCAAGCAGGGGGCTCAACTCCTTCATCAGGGCCATCACCCCGCCCGCCGCATCGAAATCCTCCAGCGTAAACGAGGAAGCGGGTTTAAACTTGGCCAGCAGCGGAGTGGTACGGCTCAGTTCATCAAAGACGGAAAGAGGCATTTCCCACCCTGCCTGCCGGGCAATGGCCGGCAGGTGCAGCACGGTGTTGGAAGAGCCGCCCATAGCCATGGTGACCCGGACGGCATTGCTAAGTCCGCGGCGGTTGAGCATTTGCCGCGCCGTCACTCCCTGGCGGACCAGCTCCACCGCGCGCCGGCCGCTCCTGCGGGCCAGGTGCAAACGACGTGCCTCCACCGCCGGGATGGTGCCGCCGCCGGGCAGGGAGAGGCCCAACGCTTCCACCAGACAGCTCATGGTGTTGGCGGTGCCCATCATCCCGCAGGCGCCGCAGGTTCGATTAGTGTTGGCTTCTATATCATAGAACTCCGCGGCCGTAATCTCTCCGCCCTGGTAGCGACCCATCGCTTCCTTTATATCCGACATGACCATTTTACCGCCCGCGTACTCGCGCGCCAGCATGGGGCCGCCGGGAACAAAGACTGTCGGGAGGTCAAGGCTGGCGGCCGCCATAAGCATCCCTGGGACAACCTTATCGCAGGAAGCGAGCATGACCATCCCGTCAAACATGTGGGCCTGGACCATAAGTTCAATGGAGGCGGCGATGATGTCCCGGCTGGGCAGGATGTAATGCATCCCGGCCCCCTGAGCCACGCCGTCACACGGAGCGATGACGTTAAACTCCACCGGCATACCACCTGCCGCCCACACGCCTTCTTTGACACAGCGGGCCAGTTCCCGCAGGTGGGAGTGCCCGGGGGTGGCTTCACTCCAAGAATTGACGATGGCAATCTGGGGTTTCGCTAAGTCTTCATCCGTAAAGCCGATGCTGCGGTAAACAGCCCGGGGGTAAGCCCCGGTAATTCCATCCATGAGCACCCGGCTGCGCAACTTTTCTTGCAACTCCTCCTCGCCTCCTGCCTGCTTTCCTAGGGAGGTCACCCCACCTTTATCCCCAAGAACAAGATTCGCCGGTGGCAATGGATTTCCTGCCTGGTACCGGGTACTGCGGCCCTGTACAGAAGGGAAAACGAAGAAAGAGGGCGCCATAGCGGCGACCCTCCTTGGACAGAGAACCCTACCTGCCGGAGGCAGAAACCAGCTCCTGCCGGTACGGTTTAACCTTGAGCTCTGGATGCCACCAGCCCAAGGCCTTGGCGATGATCAAGAGGAGAACCGTGGCAGCGATGATGACCCAGGTGGTGATATGGGGCCAGGCTCCTCCCCAACTTAAGACCACGGGCGGTATCACCTGCAATGCAATTATGATGGGGCGGTTGAAGATGTCTGCAATGCCTGAATCCTCTACCCCACGGGCCTTGAATTCCGGGTCCACAACCCTAAGAAGCAGAATTCCCGTAGCGACAACGCCCGTTGCGTGTCCCCAGACCATCATGTTGCGCTCGAACCAGTCTTTGGGCGACGAATGCATCCCCACGTAGAGGAACCACACCCAGTTAAGAAGGAATCCGAAGCCGAAAAGCAGCGCCAGCGGCGCAGCGTACTCTACCAGAAGGGACAGCTTGATGGATGCTGTTCCCGCGATGATTAAGAAGTCAGTGCAGGTGCCGCTTAAGCGGGAAACAGTAGCTCTGTCCACATAGCGATCGGCGCCGGACTTGGCCAGGAAGAACTGGAGAACGAAGGCCACGATAAGGCTCAAACAAAAGGCCGGAATGGTCAGATTGGGCATAAAGGCTTCAGTGAGTTGTGAGAGGTAGTACCCGATAAGCGAAGGGATGAGGATTAAAGCGGCATGAAAAGCCAAGGGGTCGATTGCAATGCTCGAGACAGTAACCTTCCCGCCGGGCTTTTGCTTCTCGGGGGGCACAAGCCCGGTCCTCAGTTCCTGGGGCAGGTCTTCCGGGGATGTCACATAGTGGGTATACCCTCTGCGCGTTCCCCAGTTTATTATCGCCATGCCGCCGATGATCCCGCCGACGATACCCACGGTCGCAGAAGTCATACCCAGTCCGAGGGCGTCATTCCAGCCCAAGTTCTTGTACATGGAACCCACAGCGGCCGCGGTGCCGTGGCCGCCGTAAAAACCAGTGGCCAGCATCAGGCCAAAGCCAGGATGGAGCTTCCAGATCAGGTTGAGCACGTACAGCGAAAAGGCCAAGCCAAAGCCGTACTGTGCTAGAGCGATTCCGGTTACGTTGGTAAACATCCCGCCCACGGCAGCCGAACTCAGTTGCTGCTTGGTCGGCTTGTCTCCTATGGGCATAGCGGCAAAAATGAGGACAATGAGGATACTGGCGTAGGTGCCCAGGGAAGAAGACAAAGGAAGCACTTTGAGCCCGTTCGGACCCAGGGCCAAACCGATGAAGCCGCCCATAAGCGCAGCCGGCAACAGCAGCCTTTGAAAAAGTTTGACTTTGGAACGCAATACCTGACCGACTATAAGCAGGGCAGCCATGATGGAAAAATCGACGAACACGGTCCAAGCGTTGAACTTCATCTGCTGAATACTCCCCTTCTGCAGCTCTTCCCCGCCCGAGTTGGGACGACGGAAAGTACTGGTGCCGGATCGCGATCGGCTTCGGCAGTAAAGTTCGCGCTTGTATCCCGGTATTCCTGTGGTAAGGCCAAAAGTTAAACTAGGAAGTTTATTGCCGGCATTGCCCGCAGTTACAGCAACTCGGTCATTTCTGGTAGCGCTGCTGGTTGTTCAGGTGCTCCCGGTAGGTAAGGCTGAAAGCATGGGTGCCGTCCGGCTTGGCTACAAAGTAGAGATAAGCGCCCTCTCCCGGGCTCAGCGCGGCACGCAGCGAAGAGCGCCCCGGCGAGGCGATGGGGCCCGGGGGAAGCCCCGGGTGAAGATAAGTATTGTAGGGCGAAGGGAGGCGCGTATCGGCATCAAGGAGGCGGGGTTTGGGGGCCGGCAACAGGTATTGTACGGTAGCACACGACTGTAGGTTCATGTTGGCCTTAAGCCGGTTATAGAACACGCGCGCCACCAGAGGGCGTTCCGACTCTGCCTTGGCCTCTTTTTCAACCAGCGAGGCCAGCGTCACAACCTCGCGCGGCCGGAACCCAAGAGGCAGTTCCGGTGTGCCGCGTGTCTCTTCCACCCATACCTGGTCCATGCGGGCGAGCATGCGCTGCGCCACCTCGGCGGCCGGAGTGTGCGGGTGGAAAAAATAGGTGTCGGGGAAAAAGAAGCCTTCCCAGCGAAACTCCACCTCGGGGCTCGGAGGATCAGCAAAAAAGCGGGAACTCAGTTCCCCCGCGCGGGCCACAGAGAGGAACTCGGCTTCGTCCGTCACTCCCTGAGTGCCGAGAAGCACGGCGATCTGCCTGACTGAATAACCCTCCGGTATCGTCACCCTGATCTGGTCTTCCAGCATCTTACCTTGAGCCAGCACGGCGAGGATTTCGCCCGGTGAACGTCCCGGAGAGAGCAGGTAACGGCCGGCCCGGAGCTTGGCTTCTTGCCCGGTCAATTTGGCCAGCAGGCGAAAGGCAAGCGCGCTGCGGATTATCCCTTTTTCCTGCAGCAGAGCGGCTATTTCGCCGGCCGTTGCCTCCGGGGCGATTTGTACTACTGTTGCTTCCGCCTGCCCGGGATGCACCGGCTCCAAAGCTCCCAGAGCGGTAACAAATACGAAAAAGGCCCCCACCAGTCCGAGCAGTACAACCTGTTTACGCGCTCTTCTCGTCTGAACAGGAGAGTCTTGCATTTTAAGGTAACCTCCAACTCATCCTCCTCCCTATTATAGTGCGGCCGGTCAGGCTTGGCAATAAAAAGAACGAGGTGGCTCACCACCTCGTTCTAACATTGCTCCCCCACAAGCAGCTTTCCTCACTAACAGGATGCCCCAGGAACAAGGTTTTATACTGGAAAAGGCAGCTTTTTCAGAGGAAATTTATTCCTCTTCATCCTCTTCATCCTCTTCCTCGCCTTCCATGGCTTCCCAGGCAGAGGCCACCTTTTCCCATTCGTCATCGTCTTCGATTTCGACCAGCACCTGATTACCGTCTTCATCTTCCTCAACGCGGAAAATGAGGGCCTCTTCCTCCTCTTCCTCGTCTTCACCCTCCAGGGGAAGCAAGATGGCATACTCCTTGCTGTCGACTTCGAAGTAATCCACGACTTCAAACTCGTGTTCGTTTCCGTCCTCGTCCGTCAGGATCACGATGTCGTCCCTTTCCTCTGTCATCCCTGCTCACCTCAATTCCCTCAAAGTAAGCCCATTGTACTCCGGGGAGGAAAACGCTGTCAACCTTTTTGTCGCCGGCGCTGGAGAAAACTTTGTAAAATCAAGACCGCCGCCACTTGATCCACCACCTGGCGCCGGCGCCGCCGGCTTAAATCGGCCTCCAGGAGAGCACGTTCTGCTGCCACGGTGGTCAGACGTTCGTCCTCTTCATAAAGGGGCAGTCCGAGTCTTTTCTTGATTTCCTGCGCGAACCGCCTTACCTCTTCTGCTGCCGGTCCGTAGGTGCCGTTCATATTCCGGGGAATGCCTACCACCACCGACTCTACCTGGTAAGCCCGGGCCAGCTCCCCCAGCCGCTCCAGGTCCGTCTTCAGGCCGGTGCGCCTTATCACCTCTACCCCCTGCGCGGTGTAGCCCAGCTCGTCGCTTACGGCGACACCGATGGTAGCCGTTCCCACGTCCAGCCCCATTACTCTCATAACGTAGCCCCTTTACACGACTTTTATACAAAACTCCGGGCAGACGGCGGCACAGTAGCCGCAGAGCAGGCACCGCGTATTGTCCACGTGCATTTTTCCGCCTTTCAGGTAGAGTGCTCCCTGCCGGCACTGCGTCTGGCAGCGGCCGCAACCCTGGCACCAGTCGGCGATGGAGAGCTCCTTTTTTTCGGCGCGGATCGCCGCCGCAACCTCTGCTGGCACAGGCTCCCCCGCTGCTATCTTAACGTTAGCCTTAACCTCGGCCGGCGTTTTCATGCCCACCGCGATGGCGTCCAGGGCGTCCAGGCTTAAAACAAAATCCCAGGCGGCCTGGAAGTTCTTAAGGAGGTTACCCCCACCCAGCGGCTTCATGGCATATACTCCTTTGCCGGCAGCCTTGGCCTCTTGAATGGCCGCCAGCATGTCCGCCAGCGTACCACCCTTTATCCCCAAGCCGGCATAATTGACGATGGGCTGGATCACATCCACCAGCGGGTGCTGAGCACAGGCGGTGACCACCTCCACCACATGCGTAGATACCCCGACGGCCCGCACCAGTCCTTTTTCTTTGGCCTCTGCCAGGTACTCGAGCGCCGGCCCGTGCCCCCGAAGCGTCAACCGGCTTTCCTGCTCGTGCAGCATGAAAATATCAATGTAATCCCGCTTAAGTTCGCGCAGGGCCTTGGCGACCCGCGCGCGCATCCCAGCGTACGTGTAGTCGTATGAACGGCTGGCGATAACCACTTCACCCGGCCAGCCCGCCAAACCCCGGCGAATGTAGTCGTAAGTATCATAGAGCTCTGCCGTCTCAAGGAAGGTGATACCCTCCTCGAGGGCGGTGCGGATTACCTTAGCCCCTTCGGTTAAGGAAAGATGGGCCTGCAGGGGCCCGATGGTCAACGTGCCCAGACACAGGCGCGAAACCCGGAGCCCGGAACGCCCCAAGAGACGGTACTCCAACTGCGACGCTCCTCTCGTCCAAAACCGGGTCAGCGCTGCCTTTCCAGATACGCGCGTACCAATTCCTCAAGAATCTCGTCCCGTTCCAGCCTGCGGATGAGGTTGCGGGCGTTATTGTGGTTCGTGATGTACGCCGGGTCGCCGGACAAGAGGTAGCCCACCAGCTGGTTGATAGGATTATAACCTTTTTCTTTCAGGGCCTGGTAGACGGCGGTCAAGATGGCCTGTGCCGCCGTTCCGTCTTCCTTGATGGAAAACTGCCGCGTCTGGTCCCTGCCGTTTTCCCGCACACGCCTCACTCCTTTGGCAAGGTTCCCTGTTACAAGGAGTATATTCGGTCCGGCGTCCAGGTTTTCCTGCCGAAAAAGGCAGGGGCGGCGCCCTGCCTTTTTTCTAGCCGACTTTTTTGCGGACAACTTCCACGGCCTGTTCCAGCGCCGCCGGCAGCTTTTCCGGCTCCTTGCCCCCGGCCTGGGCCATTTCCGGCCGGCCGCCGCCGCCGCCACCGGCCACCGTTGCGGCGGCGCGCACGATTTCACCGGCGTTAAGTCCCTTCGCCAGCAGGTCCTTGGAAACATAGGTAAGAAGGCTTACGCGCCCGGCGCTGCGTGCGCCCAGGATGATCACACCGGAAGGCAGCTGCGGCCTCAGGGCATCCACGGTCAGACGCAGGTCTTCCATGCTGCCCGCCGGCACCTCGGCCGCCAGAACCGGAATGCCGCCGATTTCTTGGGCCCGGTCGAGGAGCTCCCTGGCCCTGAGTTCCAGTAAGGTGCGGTTCAAGCGGTCAAGTTCTTTCTCTTTCTCCTTTAGTTGGCTCTCGAGGCTCCCCAGGCGCTCCACCAGCTCGTCCGGTGTAGTACCCACCCGGGCTGCAGCCTCATGGAGAATGCTCTCCTGCTCCTGCCAGGCCGTGAGGGCGCTCAAACCAGCCACAGCTTCGATGCGCCGCAGGCCGGCTCCCACGCTGGTCTCCTGCAGGATCCGGCAGACCCCAATCTGGCCAGTCCGCTCCACATGGGTACCGCCGCAGAGCTCCAGGCTGAAATCGCCGATTTTAACTACGCGGACCCTTTCCCCATACTTTTCCCCGAAGAGCGCCATGGCGCCCATGGCCTCTGCTTCCGTACGGTCGGCTACAAATATTTCCAGGGAAATATCTGCCAAAATCTTTTCATTTACGATGCGCTCTACTTCCCGGAGCTGGGCGCGGCTGACCGGCGCAAAGTGCGAGAAGTCAAAACGCAGCCGCTCCGGAGTAACCAGGGACCCGGCCTGGTGCACGTGCTCCCCCAGTACCTGGCGCAGGGCCCGGTGCAGGAGGTGAGTGGCCGTGTGATGCCGGGCCGCTGCCAGGCGGCGCGCAACATCCACCTTGGCCGTAACGGTGTCGCCGACCTTGATGGACCCAGTTTCCACCCGGCCGCTATGGATGATGGCGCCCGAAGCCGCCTTCTGGGCGGCGTTGACCTTAACGCGCCCCTCGCCGTTCACCAGCACGCCCTGGTCGCCGACCTGCCCGCCCGCTTCGGCGTAAAACGGTGTCCGATCCAGCACCACCTCCACGGCGGCACCTTCCTCGGCGCTGTCGACCCAATTACCGTCCACATGCAGGGCCACGACCCGCCCCGTATCCTCAAACGAGCCGTAGCCGGTGAATTCAGTGCTCAGGCCGGCCAGCCGGCCGCCGGGCCCTGCCAAAACGCCCATACCGTCCGCCTCCTGGCGGGCGGCACGGGCCCGTTCGCGCTGGGCCTCCATTTCGGCCTGGAACCCGGCTTCATCCACCTGGATTCCTTCCTCGTGCAGGATTTCGCGCGTCAGGTCCAGGGGAAAGCCGTAGGTGTCGTAAAGGCGAAAGGCTTCCTTCCCGGTGAGGGCAGTGCTGCCCTGCTCCCGCAGCTGCTTAACCCAGTTCGTCAAGATGGAAAGCCCCGTATCCAGGGTGCTGAGGAAGCGCTCCTCTTCCCTGGCGATGACCTCTTTAATGTAGCCCTCTTTTTCTACCAGGTCCGGGTAGCCGATCCGGCCTACCCCCACCACCGCTTCGGCAATCCGGGTTAAGAACGGTTCTGCAATGCCCAGGAGGCGGCCAAAGCGCACGGCCCGCCTGAGCAG
Coding sequences:
- a CDS encoding lysophospholipid acyltransferase family protein; its protein translation is MRPSATTRIMYSLLRALCKLLLAATGGVKVEGMTNLEVQGALILVSNHQSLLDPLVLMACIPRRITFLAASYLFQIPVVGQVIRSAGSMPVHQKKSDLGSIRKSLAVLERGGTIGLFPEGGVSSDGRLRHPMPGWAYLALKSGAPVLPIGITGSRDVLAPGTFILRRRRICVKVGRPLMLAKAAVIRHEDLAVLNKKLERELLSLLTD
- a CDS encoding amidohydrolase family protein, which codes for MFDIVIRHGKIVDGSGNPWFYGDVAVENGRIVQVGRADGPARAVFEADGLVVAPGFIDSHSHADFVCAAVPAAESKIMQGVTTEVVGQCGLAQAPVNPKTLADLQAYLAPFIPKGVEPDWSWQSLDDYLSRIERQGNSTNLAFLVGHGTLRLAVMGFEDREPTAAELEKMKALLAESMAAGAFGLSTGLIYPPGCFAETEELVELARAAAAAGGVYTSHIRNEGDRLVPAVEEAIRIGEAANIPVCISHHKAAGRANWGKTKKTLANTTRTEQQ
- a CDS encoding HD-GYP domain-containing protein gives rise to the protein MATKLKNSGAGLWRHSLNTANLTLMLVELLPPGVLDVRREELYTAALLHDIGKIKLEQGLLSKSGPLTPDEWLAIRRHPPLGVAIVRQMDPETPAGIIGSILYHHERWDGKGYFGLAGADIPVGARVLAVADALDAMISNRPYRPRLSWEEALAEIERNAGTQFDPDLAAGAARYLHNIVETRFRTAASCL
- the ilvD gene encoding dihydroxy-acid dehydratase, encoding MRSRVLMDGITGAYPRAVYRSIGFTDEDLAKPQIAIVNSWSEATPGHSHLRELARCVKEGVWAAGGMPVEFNVIAPCDGVAQGAGMHYILPSRDIIAASIELMVQAHMFDGMVMLASCDKVVPGMLMAAASLDLPTVFVPGGPMLAREYAGGKMVMSDIKEAMGRYQGGEITAAEFYDIEANTNRTCGACGMMGTANTMSCLVEALGLSLPGGGTIPAVEARRLHLARRSGRRAVELVRQGVTARQMLNRRGLSNAVRVTMAMGGSSNTVLHLPAIARQAGWEMPLSVFDELSRTTPLLAKFKPASSFTLEDFDAAGGVMALMKELSPLLDLDLPTVGGASLRDQVAQAQLKRPDVIHPLQQPLAGEGGLAVLYGNLAPGGAVVKQSGVSPKMLVHRGPARVVNSEEEVKALLLGGRVKPGDVLVIKYEGPKGGPGMRELSIPAALLVGMGLGDSVAMITDGRYSGATRGPCIGYVTPEAMEGGPLAVVEDGDTIVIDIPNRRLEIELTDAEIQNRLQTWSPPPAKIKRGFMCRYPALVRSVQEGACLWSSPSAE
- a CDS encoding FapA family protein, with the translated sequence MKVNGVEVWGPTPVRAGNSIELQVPSPRKREGGFALDVSPDDMSVTLKVFPEEVVTYHLLDQAPTYYLIARCERRVEKRNTVTFTEVMKALQEKRITCGIDEVAIQRAVLAADGEPTLVARGVRPQPGKNGRVRFVKPLTLTRIEHGEAAKVNYWEKCQLPTVQPGEVIACVEPAVVGKSGITVKGVVLPSEPVKEAAYVLRENEVILGPDGKSIVAQKYGRPVRRVTHGGIEIGIMDIYVHAGDVDLHTGNLTFTGDVLVLGNIEQRAKVEAGGKLVVKGNASNAFLLGNAGIDVDGCLISSQACAGRLSWFATEALALIRPLSSIWQQATERNSLDEGQLKLWQLYIFDLARTYQELDERYFDEIAVITAQSVTAITFFKRHRIFPQEDLRSIGHNLKKVEEKLLATRRDEADLALRWAWGSNLKAASSITVTDDKGCFDCRINAGREVTIKGTVRRSWIHARGDIRILGEVGSPFSEEEVVLETTAEGSIYVAKAYPGIQIRFGNRSLRLQEQVSSSLFYINETTHEIVRK
- a CDS encoding helix-turn-helix domain-containing protein produces the protein METIGQRLRALRLRLGLSQYQVATATGITRGNICNYELDKFAPTAETLIRLAAFFGVSIDWLLTGNVSCSLATQEKEQFLLEQFRSLPPDLQNEVLDFVAFLQSRRAAQDENDL